A genome region from Physeter macrocephalus isolate SW-GA chromosome 4, ASM283717v5, whole genome shotgun sequence includes the following:
- the MYBPHL gene encoding LOW QUALITY PROTEIN: myosin-binding protein H-like (The sequence of the model RefSeq protein was modified relative to this genomic sequence to represent the inferred CDS: inserted 2 bases in 2 codons; deleted 2 bases in 1 codon; substituted 3 bases at 3 genomic stop codons), whose product MEAATALEMASGSTPKVKEASLTDAPDGAQASPRRGTVSPIPQLLPPTEEHPKIXLPQALRQTYVGKFGDTLNLLIPFQGKPQPQAICTHDGCALDASHVSMRNGERDSILFIXEAQRADSGHCQLRVQLGGLEATATIDTLVIERPGSPQSIKLVDVWGSSTTLEWTPPQDRGXALLGYAVQKADTKSGLWLMVLERYHRASCTVSDLMVGNSYAFRVFAEKKTQQNSLCGLSQTASVTANLAHIQKAATVYKTEGFAQXDFSEAPKFTQPLADCTTVIGCDTQLFCCVHASPRPKIIWLKNXMDIQGNPKYRALTHLGIFSLEIHKPGPFDGGIYTCKAVNPLGEASVDCRVDVKAPWTPPRPGSISLLDALKGFPEISEMLKQRDVNMERCLNFAAPK is encoded by the exons ATGGAGGCAGCCACAGCTCTGGAGATGGCCTCGGGATCCACGCCgaaggtgaaagaagccagcctaACCGATGCT CCTGACGGAGCCCAGGCTTCACCTCGGCGGGGGACCGTCAGCCCCATTCCCCAGCTCCTGCCCCCCACAGAAG AGCACCCCAAGATCTAGCTACCTCAGGCCCTGAGGCAGACCTACGTCGGGAAGTTTGGAGACACTCTGAATCTACTAATCCCGTTCCAG GGCAAACCCCAACCTCAAGCCATCTGCACGCATGACGGCTGCGCCTTGGACGCCAGTCATGTGAGCATGCGGAATGGGGAGCGGGACTCCATCCTCTTCATCTGAGAGGCCCAGCGTGCTGACTCGGGTCACTGCCAGCTCCGTGTGCAGCTGGGCGGGCTGGAGGCCACCGCCACCATTGACACCCTGGTGATCG AGAGGCCAGGCTCTCCTCAGAGTATCAAGTTGGTGGATGTCTGGGGCTCCAGCACTACCCTGGAGTGGACTCCGCCCCAAGACAGAG ACGCACTCCTGGGATACGCGGTGCAGAAGGCTGACACCAAatctggg CTGTGGCTCATGGTGCTGGAGCGCTATCACCGCGCCAGCTGCACAGTCTCCGACCTCATGGTCGGCAACTCCTATGCATTTCGAGTCTTTGCTGAGAAAAAGACTCAGCAAAACAGCCTCTGTGGTCTCAGCCAGACAGCCTCTGTCACTGCCAACCTGGCCCACATCCAGAAAGCAG CTACTGTTTACAAGACCGAGGGGTTTGCCCAGTGAGATTTCTCAGAAGCCCCGAAGTTCACCCAGCCTCTGGCAGATTGCACTACAGTCATTGGCTGTGACACCCAGCTCTTCTGCTGCGTCCATGCCTCCCCCAGG CCAAAGATCATCTGGCTAAAGA AGATGGATATCCAAGGCAACCCCAAGTACAGAGCCCTCACTCACCTGGGAATCTTCTCCCTAGAAATCCACAAGCCTGGCCCCTTTGACGGGGGCATCTACACCTGCAAGGCCGTGAACCCCCTGGGGGAGGCGTCAGTGGACTGTCGGGTGGATGTGAAAG CACCATGGACTCCCCCCAGACCTGGAAGTATATCCCTTCTCGATGCTCTGAAAGGTTTCCCAGAGATTTCTGAGATGTTAAAACAGAGAGATGTCAACATGGAGAGATGTCTGAATTTTGCAGCTCCTAAGTGA
- the PSRC1 gene encoding proline/serine-rich coiled-coil protein 1 isoform X3, translated as MEDLEEDVKFIADETLDFGGLSPSDSREEEDTAVSVTPEKPLRRGLSHRSDPNAVAPAPQSLRLSLGPLSPEKLEEILSEANRLAAHLEQCALQERENTREGPGPRRVKPSPRRETFVLKDSPVRDLLPTVSSLARSTPSPSSLTPRLRSSDRKVSVRALRATSGKRPSSMKRESPTCNLFPASKSPASSPLARSTPPVRGKAGPSGRATASPPTSVRPVLAPQPSTSSSQRLSRPQGAAAKPSSRLPVPSAIPRPASRMPLTSRSVPSSKGALPPDSLPARKGLPRPSATGHRVPVSQRPNLPIPGAGRSNLQPPRKVAVPGPTR; from the exons ATGGAAGATTTAGAAGAAG ATGTAAAGTTTATAGCAGATGAGACCTTGGACTTTGGGGGGCTGTCACCATCTGACAG tcgAGAGGAAGAAGATACAGCAGTGTCGGTGACTCCGGAGAAACCCCTCCGACGAGGTCTCTCCCATCGAAGTGACCCAAATGCCGtggcccccgccccccagagTCTGAGGCTCAGCTTAGGCCCCCTCAGCCCAGAGAAGCTGGAAGAAATCCTCAGTGAAGCCAACCGGCTGGCAGCTCATCTGGAACAGTGTGCCCTGCAGGAGCGGGAGAACACCCGTGAGGGCCCGGGGCCTCGAAGGGTGAAGCCCAGCCCTCGGCGGGAGACCTTTGTGCTCAAGGACAGTCCTGTCCGAGACCTGCTGCCCACCGTGAGCTCTTTGGCTCGGAGCACCCCCTCCCCAAGCAGCCTGACACCCCGACTCCGGAGCAGCGATAGGAAGGTGTCAGTCAGGGCTCTTCGAGCAACATCTGGAAAGAGGCCCTCCAGCATGAAGAGG GAGTCGCCCACTTGCAATCTGTTCCCTGCATCCAAAAGCCCAGCATCTTCTCCTCTTGCCCGATCAACTCCTCCAGTCCGGGGGAAAGCCGGGCCCAGTGGGAGAGCAACAGCAA GCCCACCTACCTCTGTCAGACCAGTCTTGGCTCCACAGCCTTCTACCAGCAGCTCTCAGCGCCTGTCTCGGCCACAGGGAGCAGCTGCTAAACCTTCCAGTCGACTGCCTGTTCCGTCGGCCATTCCCAGGCCTGCCAGCAGGATGCCACTCACCAGCCGGAGTGTACCATCCAGCAAAGGTGCCCTTCCTCCAGATTCCCTGCCAGCTCGGAAAGGACTTCCAAGACCAAGTGCCACAGGGCACAGAG TTCCTGTTTCTCAGCGACCAAATCTTCCCATCCCTGGTGCTGGTCGCAGCAATCTGCAGCCCCCCAGGAAAGTTGCAGTCCCAGGACCTACCAG GTAA
- the PSRC1 gene encoding proline/serine-rich coiled-coil protein 1 isoform X2, with the protein MEDLEEDVKFIADETLDFGGLSPSDSREEEDTAVSVTPEKPLRRGLSHRSDPNAVAPAPQSLRLSLGPLSPEKLEEILSEANRLAAHLEQCALQERENTREGPGPRRVKPSPRRETFVLKDSPVRDLLPTVSSLARSTPSPSSLTPRLRSSDRKVSVRALRATSGKRPSSMKRESPTCNLFPASKSPASSPLARSTPPVRGKAGPSGRATASPPTSVRPVLAPQPSTSSSQRLSRPQGAAAKPSSRLPVPSAIPRPASRMPLTSRSVPSSKGALPPDSLPARKGLPRPSATGHRVPVSQRPNLPIPGAGRSNLQPPRKVAVPGPTSHLLQRKMGDKSGIHAQHKW; encoded by the exons ATGGAAGATTTAGAAGAAG ATGTAAAGTTTATAGCAGATGAGACCTTGGACTTTGGGGGGCTGTCACCATCTGACAG tcgAGAGGAAGAAGATACAGCAGTGTCGGTGACTCCGGAGAAACCCCTCCGACGAGGTCTCTCCCATCGAAGTGACCCAAATGCCGtggcccccgccccccagagTCTGAGGCTCAGCTTAGGCCCCCTCAGCCCAGAGAAGCTGGAAGAAATCCTCAGTGAAGCCAACCGGCTGGCAGCTCATCTGGAACAGTGTGCCCTGCAGGAGCGGGAGAACACCCGTGAGGGCCCGGGGCCTCGAAGGGTGAAGCCCAGCCCTCGGCGGGAGACCTTTGTGCTCAAGGACAGTCCTGTCCGAGACCTGCTGCCCACCGTGAGCTCTTTGGCTCGGAGCACCCCCTCCCCAAGCAGCCTGACACCCCGACTCCGGAGCAGCGATAGGAAGGTGTCAGTCAGGGCTCTTCGAGCAACATCTGGAAAGAGGCCCTCCAGCATGAAGAGG GAGTCGCCCACTTGCAATCTGTTCCCTGCATCCAAAAGCCCAGCATCTTCTCCTCTTGCCCGATCAACTCCTCCAGTCCGGGGGAAAGCCGGGCCCAGTGGGAGAGCAACAGCAA GCCCACCTACCTCTGTCAGACCAGTCTTGGCTCCACAGCCTTCTACCAGCAGCTCTCAGCGCCTGTCTCGGCCACAGGGAGCAGCTGCTAAACCTTCCAGTCGACTGCCTGTTCCGTCGGCCATTCCCAGGCCTGCCAGCAGGATGCCACTCACCAGCCGGAGTGTACCATCCAGCAAAGGTGCCCTTCCTCCAGATTCCCTGCCAGCTCGGAAAGGACTTCCAAGACCAAGTGCCACAGGGCACAGAG TTCCTGTTTCTCAGCGACCAAATCTTCCCATCCCTGGTGCTGGTCGCAGCAATCTGCAGCCCCCCAGGAAAGTTGCAGTCCCAGGACCTACCAG CCACCTGCTCCAGAGGAAAATGGGTGACAAGTCTGGAAT